From Pangasianodon hypophthalmus isolate fPanHyp1 chromosome 30, fPanHyp1.pri, whole genome shotgun sequence, a single genomic window includes:
- the marcksa gene encoding myristoylated alanine-rich C-kinase substrate, whose protein sequence is MGAQSSKAENPGEAEAPVASPAKANGQENGHVKVNGDAAEVKEEVKEEVKEEAQANGSTAAEGEQEVKKEEEGGDKAEVPPAEKAGEDGEKEKDAANESAAPATAEDEKPSTSEETPKKKKKRFSFKKSFKLSGFSFKKNKKETGEAGEQEEQKKEEEKEEKKTEGEEEVKKTEGEEEVKKEEEGGEAAAAAAEETKVEEEKKETEEVEKKEEEKTEEPKVEEKVEEPKAGEVEKTEEKPEEEKKTTEEEVKKEVEEEPAVVASPVQQEAPSKDEAEEVAPAEQETAPTESESGAAE, encoded by the exons atgggagCGCAGTCATCTAAAGCGGAGAACCCGGGAGAGGCCGAGGCGCCGGTGGCTTCTCCAGCCAAAGCCAACGGACAG gaGAACGGCCACGTGAAGGTGAACGGGGACGCAGCGGAGGTGAaggaggaggtgaaggaggaggtgaaggaggaggCGCAGGCGAACGGCAGCACTGCAGCTGAAGGAGAGCAGGAggtgaagaaggaggaggagggcgGAGACAAAGCCGAGGTCCCGCCTGCCGAGAAAGCAGGAGAAGatggggagaaagaaaaagatgccGCAAATGAATCTGCCGCTCCTGCAACTGCTGAGGACGAGAAACCGTCCACCAGCGAGGAGACtccgaagaagaagaagaagcgcTTCTCCTTCAAAAAGTCCTTCAAGCTGAGTGGCTTCTCCttcaagaaaaacaagaaggagACGGGAGAAGCAGGAGAGCAGGAGGAgcagaagaaagaggaagagaaggaggagaagaaaacagagggagaggaggaggtgaagaaaacagagggagaggaggaggtgaagaaagaggaggaaggaggtgaagcagctgctgctgctgctgaggagaCCAAAGTtgaggaggagaaaaaggaaacagaGGAAGtggagaaaaaggaagaagagaaaacagAGGAACCAAAGGTGGAGGAAAAGGTGGAGGAACCAAAGGCAGGAGAGGTGGAGAAAACAGAGGAGAAACcggaggaggagaaaaagacaaCAGAGGAGGAAGTGAAGAAAGAGGTGGAGGAGGAACCTGCTGTAGTTGCATCACCCGTCCAGCAGGAGGCACCGAGCAAAGACGAAGCGGAGGAAGTGGCTCCGGCCGAACAGGAAACGGCACCTACTGAGTCTGAATCTGGAGCGGCGGAgtaa